ATACTATTGATACCAAGGTTGCCAAAATAGTTGCCACAACGTCATTTATTGGTACCATTTATATGGACTGTAGAGTGACGtatctttaaacatatatttatcatatctCTGATTTCATAACTGAACGATTACACAGTTCACACAGAGGATTGTTACATTGTTGCAAACCACTCCTTGTTTATATCATGTTGCAACATTCCTTCCAAATacaaaattgttaatttattgcCCAACCccttacatttatataaattaacgACTTAACAGAATGTATGTGTTTTGACTTGACCAAAACATTATTCCATATACTTTGGCCACGAgaattcatttagtgtttgaatTATTGAAAGAATGGAAACGCATcgattttttatcaaaatagcATTGATGGCCAATGGTCAGTCAATTAGTTGAAATAATGTTCATCAAAAGAAACACAAAGAACATGGAATAATTGGCTTAAAGATACAATCGATTCTACGAAAAATATAACCTTGTCTTGGTTACTGCCCGTAATATTGTTTTGATGGTAGATAAACTTAAAAAGCAACAAGCGAAGTGAGGGCATGCGAGCAAGACCAATATAGTGTTTGGTGCACAGCTATTTTTCAAAggtgatatgttttaaaaattacgGTAATTTGAGCCGGTATCACGATCAATTTAAGACAtcaaaagtttatgttttacGATATCAGTTTTCTTATCGAAACCGGTTCCATTGCGATCTATTACAGTGAATTTGTTGACCATTTTGTGTAtcacatttcaacaaaaaatgatacattaaaaGGCAACCTAGACGATGAACAATCTGGAAGTCAACAGGTTTATGCAGGAAGTTTAGATAATGAAATccatttattctatttttaataactccAGATTATGGAATACTCGTTCAGATGTATAGATGTAAGGTTTTATGATACCACACAACCATCACTTGTAAGCATAAACGTCATGAACTCAATAGCATGAAGTcggtttttacttttaataccAAAAGGTTCACGATACTTGAAACAAGGTTCTTCTAGGTTTTTATGCTATACATTTAATCAAAGGAGTGAACTCGTTTCTTTCAAACCAGCAAACCATACGCCTATTAACGTCAACAGGCACACGTGCACAATCGAATGTACAATCCAGACACGTGCATATCTCATGCAGTTCTCATTACAAATcttatttcacattatttatcaaattaaattgcaaataatgttagttattaaaatacaaaacaaaacaacaaaaacaaacagttcaaTTAAATTTGAGTGCATATACAAAAGATAAGAAGTTGTCCAGTCAGGATCACTCATCCTTTAAAAACAACGGTAAATATGAGGATGCCGTTTCCCAGGATCTTATAAGACTAGTTGTTGCCAATAAGCTCAACAATTCCCATGCGCTTTGCCTAGTTTAAGTCCGGACAAGCCAAAATACAAGGCATTTCGACAAATGTCCCTTAAGTGTGACTCTGACCTTTGAGCTTTAGACGTGGGTCTTGCATAAGGCACTATTTCAAGtcattgtaaacatataaaacacttGAATTTAAGTGATGTATGATAAAGCATCAAATCACCACATACACCAACAACTAAGAACCTGATTCCACTTTTAAAAGTGGACAAAGTATAATCTCCGCCACTTTTTTGTACGTAAATGGTGGCATAAAAGGACACGGGCTGTTGCTAAAGTGTTATAGCCAACTCATCAGAAGAAATCATAGCCATTTAAAAACGGAATATGTCAACAATGTTTCCTCATTTACAAACttagttatacatatatatttttcagcgTTTATTATATCCGAAGGTTTTGCAAGTaatttttttactgaatttatATAATTCAACACGTATATAAACGTATTTTAATTATTGCAGTGCTTAAATCCATTTGTCTCTTAGTTGAAATATCTgtgttttgaaatgtatatttcacCCTATTTTCAGTCATATGCGAACCAATTCGTAATTGagcagttttatttttgttttgtttttgtattatttgtattaaagaactatttcatatttaaaagttacatCCTCATACATAACTTGGCACATTTATCCCCCAAACCAAGGCCAAAAATTTCAAAGAGTGAAACAGTTTCTATGTTTCTTATTCACATTTACTATCCTCGTTCTTCCCCTTGTTGAAACATTTAATGTGTGTTTCGTGTATGTTTTGAGGTTGCTGGATATATATAAGACGGATGTATGGTAAAATAACCTAACTGCCTGTAACCTTAAGACTGTTTAAATTGTAAAGTTTGAAAATACATGAATTGAATTAGATTAATGACTTAATCCgtacatacaaatacaattgatgATCCAAAATAGCATTGACTTTTTCAAAAAGATCTTCATTTTAACAactaaaatatagaaaaactcATCGGTGTGAATAGAGAACTTCTTAGAATAGACTTATCAAATCGATAACATGGAATGaaagaaatgtattaaaatgacCAAGATAACCCTGCACAACGGGCACTGTGCATTTCTTTTGTTATTATGCCTAAAAATAAGCTAGTGTGAAGCTAAATTCAAGCTCGAAAATGCTGAAAACTGATTGTTcttcaaaacataatttattccGGCTACCTGGATGAGTATTTTGATTTAGAATTGTTAAtttcataattcaaaataaacatcatgGTCATTTCGTATTTAACAAACAATGACACTTTCTATGACCAGTATAATTGCCATTTAAGTTTCATAACATCGCCTTTACCTTAAAAGTTGTTGTAACACTAACTTATATCATTTCTGTCAACATTTCCATTTACTTGGGACCATGTTGGCCTAATAGTACTTTTGTGTGCTGTTTTGGTAGTCGTAGACAGTcatgttgaaattatttgagTGTCAagcaacatatatatttcagagCAACTCTGACTAGTATTGAAAGTTCAGACGAATTTAAGTATGATGTGATCGCATACAATGTCATGTTAAGCCTCCCTGCAGGCTGTTTCTATGACGGCCATTTAGACAGAACGAGGGGAAAGGATCAGAATAAAATGTGGGGTtaaattttcataaagttaTCATAACTTATTTCCGATAGCAGCCTTTTGTGGCATTGACATGAAATAAACGACAGACACCTTGTATATTCCCATTTTCTTAACCAGCGTGCATTGAATACGGACATTGCCTTCTTTGTCTATCAATAGTTCACTTCTAGTAAAAATATAATGGTAATAACGTGTTTTATGAAGAAAATTTATCCTtactttatcaatatttttttctgccaTCATTATCGCAACGTAACCCACgcttatttgaaaatcgctgaaatgttttttttcttcttttgagCCTGCACTTTTATCTCTAAAATACGTTCTTTTCAGGTAGGTCAAACAAATCGTAGTCCTACTCTTAAGGTAAGGAATAGCGGATTGATATTGGCTTAATGTAGACAATCCATCTATGATATAATCAACATTAATAATGTACTATGCTTATTGTAGTATCGAATAAAACTATTTACATGGTATTACGCATTTGGCATCAAATGATTAATAGTTAAAGCTAAAACGAAATAGGAAGTCATTCTTTATTTCTGGACAATTGTTATATGAGAATGTAATGGACAGTAGATGTAATATGTATCGGAAAGAAATGCAATGGTAAGTCAATTTTCACATGTCATAAGGCTTTAACAATAGTATCTATTTATgagtgtatattttattttgatgtttttatttaggTGCCACTTCTTGTTGTGGGGATTGATTTTGGAACAACGTATTCAGGATGGTCGTATTCGTTTAAACACGACTTTGAACTCAACCCAATAAAAGTCGAAACAATGGGTTGGCATGGCGACCAGTTTGTTTCATCTAAAggtaaatgtgtgtttttatttgattggtttcatataacaattataaatagaataaggaagcatatttttttctctcaaatcaatttcaaataaattataatgaatttaatgtAGTTGTATTTGACcacttaaaacaattaagaTACATATGGCCGATGTTTTATTGCATATCTTAATCCTGAACCAGAAACGACCATGcactattttcaaaaaaataaggTTTGTCGTGTAATTTAGAAAATATCTTAGACATGTGTTTGGCAagcttgttattttttcaaagtttgaGAAAAGAACCGTACACATGATATTTGAAAGTGATGTCTCTCGAGCCCCTCCTCTAATGTTACAATTTACAGCACCAACTTGTGTCCTATTTAAACCCGATGAGAAGACGTTCTAAGCGTTTGGATATGACGCTGAAAACAGGTACAGCAGTCTGGTTGAAGAAGAGGAACATAACAAATGGTACTACTTCAGGAGGTTTAAGATGAAACTTTACAATCAGGTAAGGTAAATCAAACACGGCGACAGAACACAGAATACAATGTTTAACTACAATAAAGCACTTTTTGGTGTTAAAATGCagtgtttaaatttgaattatatatacaattaccAGCAATATTATCCGTAAGCAATTCATATACGTTTGACTTTAAACGTGATATAACACGAGATATGGACATTGAAGATGAAACTGGAAAGAAATTAAATGCAAAGGTTGTATTTATGGCTGCCATAAggtaaactattttaatgatattcaaTAGTGTTGATGTAAATGCCAAGTATATTGCCAATCCTTACTCATAGAAATTGGGTTGAGAAGCAGAGGTATACAAATACATACGTTAAACCAGTTGAAAAAGATATATGGTTTTCAGCACCTTACTTTCtctaaaattcaaaatataaattgtttaacattACACCAATTCAACGTTGTTGGGCAATAACGTTTGAATCAAATGAAGCTTACATGCTTTCTGAATGCATACAGATtattaccatttaaaataatgtttcattgttGTGTAAAACCTAATTTAACTATCATAGATTTCTTAAAGAGGACCTTTTGAAAGTCATTGAAGAGCGCATCAAGGGAGAAATCAAACCCGAGGAGATTAATTGGGTTTTGACAGTTCCCGCTATTTGGGATTATGGTGCCAAACAGTTTATGAGGGAGGCCGCTGAAAGCGTAAGACTTCATTCAATATGTTCTTGAAATGACTTTGTATCAACTGGAAAACTTCCTTTCAGACAGGACAGAGACaatttcgaagaaaaaaaatagcGTTTAATAGCGTCATAACAAAGAACTTAATtgagttttatataactggacaCGATCACAAGCActtttttattctctttttttaattgttgtaatGAGCACTTACGGGCTTTCAGTGCAGCAGATTTAATTTGTCGTGAACATGTACCTacctaatgaaaacaaaacgcGTTGAAAGAAAGTAAGTAATGTAAGGTATTTTTTAACAGGCTGGGATTTCTTCTGACACACTAATGATAGCACTGGAACCAGAAGCCGCGGCGAAATATTGTCGGTTTCTACCTGCGGAAAAGACTGAACATGAGGACtcattttgcaaatttaaaacTGGAAGCAAAGTCCTGAGTATTGATGCAGAAGGTTTGCTGGTACAAACGGGACTAGTATTTAACTTAAAAGAAAATTTCGTATTTAATACACAAGGTCGCGGAATTGGAGAAAAAGAATTCGCTGAACAAATATAACAGTCTTTTGTCAGCAAAAgagagtatttttttataattgtagaTGAATATCCCACATAAAGAAACTGATGTCACATatctatgatttatttatttgtttatatttaaagtccTCTCccattttcaatgtattattacatttaactaTTTGTCAATCCAAGGAGGTACTGTTTACATAAGTGTACAAGAGGTCGCAGAGAACGGTTCTATGAAGAACATCTACAAAGCTAGTGGCGGAGATTGGGGCGAAGCGAAGGTGGACGAGGCTTATGTGAAGTTTTTAGAAAACATGTTAGGTATACGATGCTGGTACTTTACATGATGTGTTTGGTCTAACAATGTTTCGTTTgacaaagtaataaaacgtTTAGTGGAGTATTCGTTCTAGTTTAATGGACGAAATGTTTTCAGAATATGTCAGTTCTACTAGTTTAATGGacgaaatgttttcaaaatatgtcagtTCTACTAGTTTAATGGacgaaatgttttcaaaatatggaaAGGAAAAAAGCTTATACAACAACAAAGTGTGACAAAGCAGTTTAAGTTTGCTTAAGACTGTTCCTTAATTTCAGTGGTAAGACTGTTCCTTGATTTCAGTGGTAAGACTGTTCCTTGATTTCAGTGGAAGACTGTTCCTTGATTTCAGTGGAAGACTGTTCCTTGATTTCAGTGGTAAGACTGTTCCTTGATTTCAGTGGAAGACTGTTCCTTGATTTCAGTGGAAGACTGTTCCTTGATTTCAGTGGTAAGACTGTTCCTTGATTTCAGTGGTAAGACTGTTCCTTGATTTCAGTGGTAAGACTGTTCCTTGATTTCAGTGGTAGACTGTTTCTTAATTTCAGTGGTAAGACTGTTCCTTGATTTCAGTGGTAAGACTGTTCCTTGATTTCAGTGGTAGACTGTTCCTTAATTTCAGTGGTAAGACTGTTCCTTGATTTCAGTGGTAAGACTGTTCCTTGATTTCAGTGGTAAACTGTTCCTTAATTTCAGTGGTAAGACTGTTCCTTGATTTCAGTGGTAAGACTGTTCCTTGATTTTAGTGGTAGACTGTTCCTTAATTTCAGTGGTAAGACTGTTCCTTGATTTCAGTGGTAAGACTGTTCCTTGATTTCAGTGGTAAGACTGTTCCTTGATTTCAGTGGAAGACTGTTCCTTGATTTCAGTGGAAGACTGTTCCTTGATTTCAGTGGTAAGACTGTTCCTTGATTTCAGTGGTAAGTGTAAAAACCTTTTTTGCAGGTGTCGATCAAAGCTGACAAATTGAAGGTCAACGCGAGCGTTGTAACGAACTTTTTCAAGGCCCAAGTTGAAGCTATAGTAGACCAAGTTTCCAACATTATTGAATATTCGAGGATAGGTGACATTGCGGCAGTCGTTCTAGTCGGAGGATTTAGTAATTGCCATTTACTCATGCATGCTATGAAGAcaaagtttgatgaccataaaaTCATCGTCCCAAATGAGCCAGACCTTATAGTATTGAAGGGGGCCGTGATATTTGGACATAAACCAGAGCTGATTTCCCAACGAGTGAACAAATACACC
The sequence above is drawn from the Mya arenaria isolate MELC-2E11 chromosome 14, ASM2691426v1 genome and encodes:
- the LOC128216152 gene encoding heat shock 70 kDa protein 12A-like, whose translation is MIALEPEAAAKYCRFLPAEKTEHEDSFCKFKTGSKVLSIDAEGGTVYISVQEVAENGSMKNIYKASGGDWGEAKVDEAYVKFLENMLVEDCSLISVVSIKADKLKVNASVVTNFFKAQVEAIVDQVSNIIEYSRIGDIAAVVLVGGFSNCHLLMHAMKTKFDDHKIIVPNEPDLIVLKGAVIFGHKPELISQRVNKYTFYGVEIYEEFIEQIHKSSYKVIDEEGDSMCKNVFDKHITAGQCLIYGDAQGEEVYHPTRASQCVISFPVYFTLDPVPMYVTDEGCHIAGVLRVPLEGSGTDRS